One Salvia splendens isolate huo1 chromosome 12, SspV2, whole genome shotgun sequence genomic window carries:
- the LOC121758760 gene encoding phosphoglycerate mutase-like protein 1 isoform X1, translating to MDNGVCPSLFPLHRSKTIHLVRHAQGIHNVDGDKNYKAFMSPEYFDAHLTQLGWQQVDNLRKHVHSSGLIKSIDLVITSPLLRTMQTAVGVFGGEAYSDKMDIVPLMVENAGNSDHPAISSLDCPPIVAVELCREHLGVHPCDKRRSISEYRCLFPAVDFSLIESDDDVLWKADVRETKDEVAARGMNFMNWLFTRKEKEIAIVTHSGFLFHTLAAFGNDCHPLVKKEISSHFANCELRSMVILDRGMVGSDCSSTNYPGKIPSGLDSPSDAAADAKKEGKE from the exons GTGAGGCATGCTCAGGGAATCCACAATGTAGATGGAGACAAGAACTACAAAGCTTTCATGTCTCCGGAATATTTTGATGCGCACCTAACTCAATTGGGCTGGCAGCAG GTTGACAACCTGCGTAAACATGTGCATTCGAGTGGCCTCATAAAGAGCATTGATTTGGTCATTACGTCTCCATTGCTAAG GACCATGCAAACTGCTGTCGGGGTATTTGGTGGCGAGGCATATTCTGACAAGATGGATATTGTACCACTAATGGTGGAAAATGCTGGAAATAGTGACCATCCTGCAATTTCGAGCCTTGATTGCCCACCGATTGTTGCAGTTGAACTCTGTCGAGAACATCTG GGAGTTCATCCTTGTGATAAGAGGAGAAGCATTAGCGAATATCGATGCCTTTTCCCAGCTGTTGATTTTTCACTG ATagagagtgatgatgatgtATTATGGAAGGCTGATGTCAGAGAGACCAAGGATGAGGTTGCAGCTAGGGGAATGAACTTCATGAACTG GTTGTTCACACGGAAAGAGAAGGAGATAGCAATAGTTACACACAGCGGGTTCTTGTTCCACACACTAGCTGCCTTTGGCAATGACTGCCACCCTCTTGTAAAGAAAGAAATTTCTAGTCA TTTTGCCAACTGCGAGCTTCGTTCCATGGTCATCCTTGACAGAGG CATGGTTGGGTCAGACTGTTCATCAACTAACTATCCCGGAAAGATCCCCTCGGGGCTGGATTCTCCGAGTGATGCTGCTGCTGATGCGAAGAAGGAAGGGAAAGAGTGA
- the LOC121758760 gene encoding phosphoglycerate mutase-like protein 1 isoform X2: MSPEYFDAHLTQLGWQQVDNLRKHVHSSGLIKSIDLVITSPLLRTMQTAVGVFGGEAYSDKMDIVPLMVENAGNSDHPAISSLDCPPIVAVELCREHLGVHPCDKRRSISEYRCLFPAVDFSLIESDDDVLWKADVRETKDEVAARGMNFMNWLFTRKEKEIAIVTHSGFLFHTLAAFGNDCHPLVKKEISSHFANCELRSMVILDRGMVGSDCSSTNYPGKIPSGLDSPSDAAADAKKEGKE, from the exons ATGTCTCCGGAATATTTTGATGCGCACCTAACTCAATTGGGCTGGCAGCAG GTTGACAACCTGCGTAAACATGTGCATTCGAGTGGCCTCATAAAGAGCATTGATTTGGTCATTACGTCTCCATTGCTAAG GACCATGCAAACTGCTGTCGGGGTATTTGGTGGCGAGGCATATTCTGACAAGATGGATATTGTACCACTAATGGTGGAAAATGCTGGAAATAGTGACCATCCTGCAATTTCGAGCCTTGATTGCCCACCGATTGTTGCAGTTGAACTCTGTCGAGAACATCTG GGAGTTCATCCTTGTGATAAGAGGAGAAGCATTAGCGAATATCGATGCCTTTTCCCAGCTGTTGATTTTTCACTG ATagagagtgatgatgatgtATTATGGAAGGCTGATGTCAGAGAGACCAAGGATGAGGTTGCAGCTAGGGGAATGAACTTCATGAACTG GTTGTTCACACGGAAAGAGAAGGAGATAGCAATAGTTACACACAGCGGGTTCTTGTTCCACACACTAGCTGCCTTTGGCAATGACTGCCACCCTCTTGTAAAGAAAGAAATTTCTAGTCA TTTTGCCAACTGCGAGCTTCGTTCCATGGTCATCCTTGACAGAGG CATGGTTGGGTCAGACTGTTCATCAACTAACTATCCCGGAAAGATCCCCTCGGGGCTGGATTCTCCGAGTGATGCTGCTGCTGATGCGAAGAAGGAAGGGAAAGAGTGA